A region of Microbacterium suwonense DNA encodes the following proteins:
- a CDS encoding Fe-S protein, translating into METLRQIVVFVHIIGFAVLFGAWAAQAFGGKKQFTALMNYGVAIAAIAGLALAAPWGISWTPGASFYIKITVKLVVLLIIGAFIGIGIARQKRNETVPSVLFWGVGVLTLVNAGIGLLWH; encoded by the coding sequence ATGGAAACCCTCCGTCAGATCGTCGTCTTCGTCCACATCATCGGCTTTGCGGTGCTGTTCGGAGCCTGGGCCGCTCAGGCCTTCGGCGGCAAGAAGCAGTTCACCGCACTGATGAACTACGGTGTCGCGATCGCCGCGATCGCGGGACTGGCCCTCGCTGCCCCCTGGGGGATCAGCTGGACGCCTGGCGCGAGCTTCTACATCAAGATCACCGTCAAGCTGGTGGTGCTGTTGATCATCGGAGCGTTCATCGGCATCGGCATTGCGCGGCAGAAGCGCAACGAGACCGTACCGTCGGTGCTGTTCTGGGGTGTGGGAGTGCTCACCCTGGTCAACGCCGGCATCGGCCTGCTCTGGCACTGA
- a CDS encoding GNAT family N-acetyltransferase — METVALRTQRLVLSIPSEADLDAITAACQDPEVSRWTTVPSPYSRDDAEAFVGLVASWWTEGVETVWAIRRDDALAGMIGLHRITQHPHGGEAEIGYWGTAAHRGQGVVGEAGRAVIDFAFGELGLARLAWRAVVGNVSSARTARGLGFRYEGTVRQGLTSPRGRDDGWIAGLLASDDRTPVDWPIL, encoded by the coding sequence ATGGAAACGGTCGCCCTGCGCACCCAGCGTCTCGTCCTCAGCATCCCCTCCGAAGCCGACCTCGATGCGATCACCGCCGCGTGCCAGGATCCGGAGGTGTCGCGCTGGACGACCGTGCCCAGCCCGTATTCGCGCGACGATGCCGAGGCGTTCGTCGGTCTCGTCGCATCCTGGTGGACGGAAGGCGTCGAGACCGTGTGGGCGATCCGCCGAGACGACGCGCTCGCGGGAATGATCGGCCTGCACAGGATCACACAGCATCCGCATGGCGGAGAAGCCGAGATCGGCTACTGGGGCACCGCAGCACACCGCGGGCAGGGAGTCGTGGGCGAGGCGGGTCGTGCTGTCATCGACTTCGCATTCGGGGAGCTGGGTCTAGCGCGACTGGCCTGGCGCGCCGTGGTCGGCAACGTCTCGTCCGCCCGCACTGCCCGCGGGCTCGGCTTCCGGTACGAGGGAACCGTGCGCCAGGGGCTGACCAGTCCTCGAGGACGCGACGACGGCTGGATCGCTGGCCTGCTGGCATCCGACGACCGCACACCCGTGGACTGGCCGATTCTCTGA
- the ribD gene encoding bifunctional diaminohydroxyphosphoribosylaminopyrimidine deaminase/5-amino-6-(5-phosphoribosylamino)uracil reductase RibD, with amino-acid sequence MPATGAERDAMRRALSLALNGPRGVNPQVGAVFLSATGEPIAEGWHHGAGTPHAEVDALSRLTPDAAQGSTAVVTLEPCNHVGRTGPCAQALIDAGIARVVYALDDPGEASSGGADRLRAAGVDVVAGEQADAARAQLSDWLAVQRLGRPHVTVKWAQSLDGRAAASDGSSQWITGPAARTDVHRRRALADAIVVGTGTLLADDPSLTARDGDTLLPHQPVPVVIGSRPTPADAAVHRHPHSPLFYPTHDLAAVLDDLREQGVQRVFVEGGPTLASAFVTAGLADTVLAYIAPVLLGGERMALTDLGVASIADARRLTIDEWLPLGDDLLAVAHPSALEEGS; translated from the coding sequence ATGCCAGCGACCGGCGCAGAACGCGACGCGATGCGGCGCGCCCTCTCGCTCGCGCTCAACGGGCCCCGTGGGGTGAATCCGCAGGTCGGCGCGGTCTTCCTCTCTGCCACAGGCGAACCGATCGCAGAGGGATGGCATCACGGTGCCGGCACACCGCACGCCGAGGTGGATGCGCTCTCCCGGCTCACTCCCGATGCGGCGCAGGGTTCGACGGCGGTCGTCACCCTCGAGCCCTGCAACCATGTCGGCCGCACCGGACCGTGCGCCCAGGCGCTCATCGACGCGGGGATCGCCCGCGTCGTGTATGCACTGGACGATCCGGGCGAGGCGTCCAGCGGTGGTGCGGACCGTCTGCGCGCCGCCGGCGTCGACGTCGTCGCGGGCGAACAGGCGGATGCCGCTCGTGCCCAGCTCAGCGACTGGCTCGCCGTGCAGCGGCTGGGGCGCCCGCACGTCACCGTGAAGTGGGCGCAGAGCCTGGACGGTCGGGCCGCGGCATCCGACGGCAGCAGCCAGTGGATCACCGGGCCAGCCGCACGTACCGACGTGCACCGCCGCCGCGCACTCGCCGACGCGATCGTCGTGGGCACGGGCACCCTGCTCGCCGATGACCCATCGCTCACCGCCCGCGACGGCGACACGCTGCTCCCCCACCAGCCCGTCCCGGTCGTGATCGGCTCACGCCCGACTCCGGCGGATGCCGCTGTGCATCGGCATCCGCACTCGCCGCTGTTCTACCCCACGCACGATCTGGCGGCCGTGCTGGACGATCTGCGCGAGCAGGGCGTGCAGCGTGTGTTCGTCGAAGGCGGGCCGACCCTGGCCAGCGCCTTCGTCACCGCCGGCCTCGCCGACACCGTGCTCGCCTACATCGCCCCCGTGCTGCTGGGCGGCGAGCGCATGGCGCTCACCGACCTCGGCGTGGCGAGCATCGCCGACGCGCGTCGGCTCACGATCGACGAATGGCTGCCGCTCGGCGACGACCTGCTCGCGGTCGCCCACCCGTCTGCTCTGGAAGAAGGAAGCTGA
- a CDS encoding Fpg/Nei family DNA glycosylase, producing MPEMPEVQGLVEFLGERATGHTVTRISVASISALKTFDPPVHALQNAAVTATARHGKFIDVACDDLHLIFHLAKAGWLRWYDTLPTTLIKPGRSPIALRVALDDGSGFDLTEAGTKKSLAVYVVRDPQEIPGIARLGPDPLDPAFTRDAFAELLAGRRMQIKGLLRDQSIIAGIGNAYSDEILHVARLSPYAPSGKLDDDAVDRLYAAMQDTLREAVSVASGKPPAELKDAKRAGFRVHARRGKPCPVCGDTVRSVFFADRSLEYCATCQTGGKELADRRLSRLLK from the coding sequence ATGCCCGAGATGCCGGAGGTGCAGGGACTGGTCGAATTCCTCGGCGAGCGCGCCACCGGGCACACGGTCACACGTATCAGCGTGGCGTCCATCTCGGCACTGAAGACCTTCGACCCACCCGTGCACGCACTGCAGAACGCGGCTGTCACGGCCACTGCGCGACACGGCAAGTTCATCGACGTCGCGTGCGACGACCTGCACCTCATCTTCCACCTCGCCAAGGCGGGATGGCTGCGGTGGTACGACACGCTGCCGACGACGCTCATCAAGCCCGGTCGCAGTCCGATCGCACTGCGCGTCGCACTCGATGACGGCAGCGGGTTCGATCTGACCGAGGCGGGCACGAAGAAGTCACTGGCCGTGTACGTGGTGCGCGACCCGCAGGAGATCCCGGGAATCGCGCGACTGGGGCCTGACCCTCTTGACCCGGCTTTCACGCGAGACGCTTTCGCGGAGCTGCTCGCCGGAAGGCGGATGCAGATCAAGGGGCTGCTGCGCGATCAGAGCATCATCGCGGGAATCGGCAACGCCTACTCCGACGAGATCCTGCACGTCGCGAGGCTGTCGCCCTATGCACCGTCGGGCAAGCTCGACGATGACGCGGTGGATCGTCTCTACGCGGCGATGCAGGACACGCTCCGCGAGGCCGTCTCCGTTGCGTCGGGCAAGCCTCCTGCGGAGTTGAAGGATGCCAAGCGCGCGGGGTTCCGGGTGCACGCCCGGCGCGGGAAACCCTGCCCGGTATGCGGCGACACGGTGCGCAGCGTGTTCTTCGCCGACAGGAGTCTGGAGTACTGCGCCACCTGCCAGACCGGCGGCAAGGAACTGGCCGATCGACGGCTCTCGCGCCTGCTGAAATGA
- a CDS encoding branched-chain amino acid ABC transporter permease — translation MLQQLLNGLFLGSIYALFAIGFTLVFGILDRLNLAHPSVFAASAFVGIWLTEAFDLPLWLVLILVFAFGAVMGLLIERIAFRPLKDRPDAHFAGLISSIAMAGMIVALLQAVFGPNTRRFPVGTIPEDALEFGDLTASWLQIIILAVSLGLMIALSLLVQRSPLGRSMRAVAENPTAARVLGVNVDRVTALTFAISTALGAVAGVLFALNVNSAQLGMGSAIELKGLAVIIVGGMGSLSGSLVGGLILGIAEVFAIQYIGSSWRDLIAFALLFVILLVRPEGLFGKRKVREV, via the coding sequence ATGCTGCAGCAGCTGCTGAACGGCCTGTTCCTCGGTTCGATCTACGCGCTGTTCGCCATCGGCTTCACGCTGGTGTTCGGCATCCTGGATCGACTGAATCTGGCCCATCCCTCCGTGTTCGCCGCCTCGGCGTTCGTGGGCATCTGGCTGACAGAAGCCTTCGACCTGCCGCTGTGGCTGGTGCTGATCCTCGTGTTCGCGTTCGGCGCGGTCATGGGGCTGCTCATCGAGCGCATCGCGTTCCGTCCCCTCAAGGACCGGCCCGATGCGCACTTCGCCGGGTTGATCTCGTCGATCGCGATGGCCGGGATGATCGTGGCGCTGCTGCAGGCCGTGTTCGGCCCGAACACCAGGAGGTTCCCGGTCGGCACGATCCCCGAGGACGCCCTGGAGTTCGGTGATCTGACGGCCAGCTGGCTGCAGATCATCATCCTGGCGGTGTCGTTGGGTCTGATGATCGCGCTGAGCCTGCTCGTGCAGCGCTCCCCGCTGGGCCGGTCGATGCGCGCCGTGGCCGAGAACCCGACCGCGGCGCGCGTGCTCGGCGTGAATGTCGACCGGGTGACCGCGCTGACCTTCGCGATCTCCACAGCGCTCGGCGCGGTGGCGGGTGTGCTGTTCGCGCTGAACGTGAACAGTGCGCAGCTGGGAATGGGCAGCGCGATCGAGCTGAAGGGGCTCGCCGTCATCATCGTCGGCGGGATGGGGTCGCTGTCGGGCTCGCTGGTGGGCGGTCTCATCCTCGGTATCGCCGAGGTGTTCGCGATCCAGTACATCGGCTCCAGCTGGCGTGACCTCATCGCGTTCGCACTGCTGTTCGTCATCCTGCTGGTGCGGCCCGAGGGGCTGTTCGGCAAGCGCAAGGTGCGTGAGGTCTGA
- a CDS encoding ABC transporter substrate-binding protein — MRKMFRNAALLSASVLLLAGCSATGDGGNGGGDASGSLKGSGSGDTCTIEGTVPLGAALSLTGAAASYGESQQNGLKLALKDINAEDGVKYDLKIEDDGTDPKQAIGVFENFVSDGTSAVIGPTLSNTAFQAQPIAQEGGMPVLAISNTADGITAQGDFIFRDSLTEGQVIPQTIKAATEKFGLKNVVVMYSNDDAFTESGYKVMAASLEDEGVDVADTLKFSVKDTDFRSLLTAAKEKKPDAIVVSALIEAAIPLVTQARELGIDAPIIGGNGFNNPQLMKDAGDAAEGVIVGAAWNSASDSPENTAFMKAYEDEYGSGPDQFAAQAYTGLKVLDYAVRANCSGERTDIQDGLTQVKDLKTPLGSLTINSDRDAEHNAVVQIVEDGKFAVLN, encoded by the coding sequence ATGCGCAAGATGTTCCGCAACGCCGCTCTGCTCTCGGCATCCGTCCTGCTCCTCGCCGGCTGCAGCGCCACCGGTGACGGCGGCAACGGCGGCGGCGACGCGAGCGGCAGCCTGAAGGGCAGCGGCTCGGGCGACACCTGCACGATCGAGGGCACCGTGCCCCTGGGCGCGGCGCTCAGCCTCACCGGCGCCGCCGCCAGCTACGGCGAGTCCCAGCAGAACGGCCTCAAGCTCGCACTCAAGGACATCAACGCCGAGGACGGCGTGAAGTACGACCTGAAGATCGAGGACGACGGCACCGACCCCAAGCAGGCCATCGGCGTCTTCGAGAACTTCGTCTCCGACGGCACCAGCGCCGTGATCGGACCCACCCTGTCGAACACCGCCTTCCAGGCCCAGCCGATCGCGCAGGAGGGCGGGATGCCCGTGCTGGCCATCTCGAACACTGCCGACGGGATCACCGCACAGGGCGACTTCATCTTCCGCGACTCGCTGACCGAGGGCCAGGTCATCCCGCAGACCATCAAGGCCGCCACCGAGAAGTTCGGCCTGAAGAACGTCGTGGTGATGTACAGCAACGACGACGCGTTCACCGAGTCGGGCTACAAGGTGATGGCCGCCTCTCTCGAGGATGAGGGCGTCGACGTGGCCGACACCCTGAAGTTCTCGGTGAAGGACACCGACTTCCGCAGCCTGCTGACGGCGGCGAAGGAGAAGAAGCCCGACGCCATCGTCGTCTCGGCGCTCATCGAGGCGGCGATCCCGCTGGTGACCCAGGCCCGTGAGCTGGGAATCGATGCTCCGATCATCGGCGGCAACGGCTTCAACAACCCGCAGCTGATGAAGGACGCCGGTGACGCCGCCGAGGGCGTCATCGTCGGCGCCGCATGGAACTCCGCATCGGACAGCCCCGAGAACACCGCGTTCATGAAGGCCTACGAGGACGAGTACGGCTCCGGCCCCGATCAGTTCGCCGCGCAGGCATACACCGGCCTGAAGGTTCTCGACTACGCGGTCCGCGCCAACTGCTCCGGCGAGCGCACCGACATCCAGGACGGGCTGACGCAGGTGAAGGATCTGAAGACGCCGCTGGGTTCGCTGACGATCAACTCCGACCGCGACGCCGAGCACAACGCCGTCGTGCAGATCGTCGAGGACGGCAAGTTCGCGGTTCTGAACTGA
- a CDS encoding MmcQ/YjbR family DNA-binding protein: MATIEDVRRIAMGFPRVVEKVNGHSGGPCWRTTAGMVAWERPPRKRDLEQLAALGRQWPDGVVIGIRVEGEQAKAAALETYPEIFFTTPHFDGFPAVLTRLESIDEQLLREMLTDAWLLRVPTTVAKTWLAEHGLSE; the protein is encoded by the coding sequence ATGGCGACGATCGAGGATGTGCGCCGGATCGCGATGGGCTTCCCACGCGTCGTGGAGAAGGTCAACGGACACAGCGGCGGACCGTGCTGGCGGACGACCGCGGGAATGGTGGCCTGGGAACGGCCGCCGCGCAAGCGCGATCTGGAGCAGCTCGCCGCCCTGGGCAGACAATGGCCGGACGGCGTGGTCATCGGCATCCGTGTTGAAGGGGAGCAGGCGAAGGCGGCCGCGCTGGAGACGTATCCCGAGATCTTCTTCACCACCCCGCACTTCGACGGCTTCCCCGCCGTGCTGACGCGGCTGGAGTCGATCGATGAGCAGCTGCTGCGCGAGATGCTGACGGATGCCTGGCTGCTGCGGGTCCCCACCACGGTCGCAAAGACGTGGCTGGCCGAGCACGGGCTGTCGGAGTAA
- the ribA gene encoding GTP cyclohydrolase II: MSLATIDDALEALRAGRPVIVADDENRENEGDIIISAELATPEVMAWMVRWTSGLICAPMPADLADSLNLPPMVESNEDARSTAYTVSVDAAEGVTTGISAHDRALTLNVLANPQSTATSVIRPGHILPLRAVDGGVRQRGGHTEAAVELMNLAGLQPVGAIAEVVADDGSMMRLPGLLELGERESVPVITIEQLIVHLNETDPRDDDACAAQKTQRRVSLRADANVPTSHGAFRFLAYKDRVTGTDHIAVVSGTPGETALVRVHSECLTGEAFGSQKCECGPQLQAALDMIAEDGGVVVYMRGHEGRGIGLINKLRAYSLQEDGLDTVDANLALGLPADAREYAAAAGILADLGISKVRLLTNNTDKVDKLRELGLDVVEQVPLIVGVGPNNHQYLETKRDRMGHIIGETELAAALASGKDHA, from the coding sequence ATGAGCCTTGCCACCATCGACGACGCACTCGAGGCGCTGCGCGCCGGCAGACCGGTGATCGTCGCCGACGACGAGAACCGTGAGAACGAGGGCGACATCATCATCTCGGCCGAGCTCGCCACCCCCGAGGTGATGGCCTGGATGGTGCGCTGGACCTCGGGCTTGATCTGTGCGCCCATGCCCGCGGACCTGGCCGACAGCCTGAACCTGCCGCCCATGGTGGAGAGCAACGAGGATGCCCGTTCCACCGCCTACACGGTCAGCGTCGACGCCGCCGAAGGCGTGACCACCGGTATCAGCGCCCACGATCGTGCCCTCACGCTGAACGTGCTCGCGAACCCGCAGTCGACCGCGACGAGCGTCATCCGGCCCGGGCACATCCTGCCGCTGCGCGCTGTGGACGGCGGCGTGCGTCAACGCGGCGGTCACACCGAGGCCGCCGTCGAGTTGATGAATCTGGCCGGCCTCCAGCCGGTCGGCGCGATCGCCGAGGTCGTCGCCGACGACGGCAGCATGATGCGCCTTCCCGGGCTGCTCGAGCTCGGTGAGCGCGAGAGCGTCCCGGTGATCACGATCGAGCAGCTCATCGTGCACCTGAACGAGACCGACCCGCGCGACGACGACGCCTGCGCCGCGCAGAAGACGCAGCGCAGGGTGAGCCTGCGCGCCGATGCGAATGTCCCGACCTCGCACGGTGCCTTCCGGTTCCTCGCCTACAAGGATCGCGTCACCGGCACGGATCACATCGCGGTCGTCTCGGGCACCCCCGGCGAGACCGCGCTGGTGCGCGTGCACTCCGAGTGCCTGACCGGTGAGGCGTTCGGGTCACAGAAATGCGAGTGCGGGCCGCAGCTGCAGGCGGCACTGGACATGATCGCCGAGGACGGCGGCGTGGTCGTGTACATGCGCGGCCATGAGGGACGCGGCATCGGCCTGATCAACAAGCTGCGCGCCTACAGTCTGCAGGAGGACGGGCTCGACACCGTCGACGCCAATCTCGCACTCGGCCTGCCCGCCGACGCCCGTGAATACGCCGCCGCAGCAGGCATCCTCGCCGACCTCGGGATCTCGAAGGTGCGCCTGCTGACCAACAACACCGACAAGGTCGACAAGCTGCGCGAGCTCGGACTCGATGTGGTCGAGCAGGTGCCGCTGATCGTCGGTGTCGGCCCGAACAACCACCAGTATCTCGAGACCAAGCGCGATCGCATGGGCCACATCATCGGCGAGACCGAACTGGCCGCAGCACTCGCAAGCGGAAAGGACCACGCATGA
- a CDS encoding branched-chain amino acid ABC transporter ATP-binding protein/permease: MLFTESTLVFIALNGVFAFSFYAVLVAGQLSLAQAGFAGVAGFTAAALTPPPAQWGPIPTLLFAMVVGMVVGAIAAVILGLPTMKLRGVYLAIATLGFAEAIRIFLLNSEWTGGAQGMSVPKTLTPVVAWGVLALVTYWFARQSRSRYGRALEAIREDELAARSIGINVGGHRLSAFVAAGVLAGLYGVMWAYYVRLVAPEDFGFSTAIDGLVTAVVGGTANFVGPILGSGFQTLLPEIQRTIGIEAGWIRPFISGLLLLLVILYLPGGIASLIPRRRQKVDVASLQTDAAQLALRTHPVPGEVVVELKSLAKEYGGVHAVRGVDLTVRSGEVVGLIGPNGAGKTTLVNMISGLIPPSSGAATVLGKPIGRTPVHKIAAAGVTRTFQHSKLFNRLTALENVLIGAHVVAKPTFLRRLIWLPSARRDERIALAHAARCLDRVGLLDKANTTAKGLSYGDQRRLEIARALAADPSLLILDEPAAGMNHVEADGLSALIKDLAADGLTIIFIEHNVGMVLDTCDHIIVLNFGEVLADGAPADISADERVIEAYLGAAEESHE; encoded by the coding sequence ATGCTGTTCACCGAATCGACCCTCGTCTTCATCGCGCTCAACGGCGTCTTCGCGTTCTCGTTCTACGCGGTGCTCGTCGCCGGCCAGCTCAGCCTGGCGCAGGCGGGCTTCGCCGGTGTCGCCGGCTTCACCGCCGCTGCCCTGACTCCCCCGCCCGCCCAGTGGGGTCCGATCCCGACGCTGCTTTTCGCGATGGTGGTCGGGATGGTGGTCGGCGCCATCGCCGCGGTGATCCTGGGACTGCCGACCATGAAGCTGCGCGGGGTGTACCTCGCGATCGCGACGCTCGGGTTCGCCGAGGCGATCCGCATCTTCCTGCTCAACTCGGAGTGGACCGGCGGTGCGCAGGGCATGTCGGTGCCGAAGACCCTCACACCGGTGGTGGCGTGGGGCGTGCTGGCGCTGGTGACCTACTGGTTCGCACGGCAGAGCCGCTCCCGCTACGGGCGCGCGCTGGAGGCCATCCGCGAGGATGAGCTCGCCGCGCGCTCGATCGGCATCAACGTCGGTGGGCACCGGCTCTCGGCCTTCGTCGCCGCCGGTGTGCTGGCGGGCCTGTACGGCGTGATGTGGGCGTACTACGTGCGGCTGGTCGCGCCCGAGGACTTCGGCTTCAGCACGGCGATCGACGGGCTGGTCACTGCTGTGGTCGGCGGCACGGCGAACTTCGTCGGCCCGATCCTGGGCAGCGGATTCCAGACCCTGCTGCCCGAGATCCAGCGCACCATCGGCATCGAGGCCGGCTGGATCCGGCCGTTCATCTCGGGCCTGCTGCTGCTGCTGGTCATCCTCTATCTGCCCGGCGGCATCGCGAGCCTGATCCCGCGGCGCCGTCAGAAGGTCGACGTCGCGTCGCTGCAGACGGATGCCGCGCAGCTCGCCCTGCGAACCCACCCGGTGCCGGGAGAGGTGGTCGTCGAGCTGAAGAGCCTGGCGAAGGAGTACGGCGGCGTGCACGCCGTACGCGGAGTGGACCTCACCGTGCGCAGCGGCGAGGTGGTCGGACTGATCGGACCCAACGGTGCGGGCAAGACCACCCTTGTGAACATGATCAGCGGGCTCATCCCGCCGTCCTCCGGCGCTGCCACGGTGCTGGGCAAGCCGATCGGCCGCACCCCGGTGCACAAGATCGCCGCCGCCGGCGTCACCCGCACCTTCCAGCACTCCAAGCTGTTCAATCGGCTCACCGCGCTGGAGAACGTGCTCATCGGCGCGCATGTCGTCGCCAAGCCGACGTTCCTGCGCCGCCTGATCTGGTTGCCCTCGGCCCGTCGTGACGAGCGCATCGCCCTCGCGCACGCCGCCCGCTGCCTGGACCGGGTGGGGCTGCTCGACAAGGCGAACACCACCGCGAAGGGCCTGTCCTACGGCGATCAGCGGCGGCTGGAGATCGCCCGCGCACTCGCCGCGGATCCCTCGCTGCTGATCCTGGACGAACCCGCGGCGGGCATGAACCACGTCGAGGCCGATGGACTCAGCGCGCTGATCAAGGACCTCGCCGCCGACGGGCTGACGATCATCTTCATCGAGCACAACGTCGGCATGGTGCTGGACACCTGCGATCACATCATCGTGCTGAACTTCGGGGAGGTGCTCGCCGACGGCGCCCCTGCGGACATCTCCGCCGATGAGCGCGTGATCGAGGCGTACCTGGGAGCTGCGGAGGAGAGCCATGAGTGA
- a CDS encoding riboflavin synthase translates to MFTGIIEEIGEIAAITPSGDGWRLTVRAPKAASDAVHGESIAVSGVCLTVVGSTSDTFDADVMKQTLDVSALGTVQVGTRVNIEKAMPVGARLGGHIVQGHVDGTGSVQEVRPGEQWRVLRFSLPAELAPLVVDKGSISVAGTSLTVSAVSDPDAARPWFEVSLIPETLQSTTLGDLAPGDPVNLETDILARHVERLLAFRTLPEGGSR, encoded by the coding sequence ATGTTCACCGGAATCATCGAGGAGATCGGCGAGATCGCCGCGATCACGCCGTCCGGAGACGGCTGGCGGCTCACCGTGCGTGCGCCGAAGGCCGCGTCGGATGCCGTGCACGGCGAGTCCATCGCGGTCAGCGGCGTGTGCCTGACCGTGGTCGGCTCGACTTCCGACACCTTCGACGCGGATGTCATGAAGCAGACCCTCGATGTCTCGGCGCTCGGCACTGTGCAGGTCGGCACGCGTGTCAACATCGAGAAGGCGATGCCGGTGGGGGCGCGCCTGGGCGGGCACATCGTGCAGGGCCACGTCGACGGCACCGGATCCGTGCAGGAGGTGCGCCCCGGCGAGCAGTGGCGGGTGCTGCGATTCTCGCTGCCGGCCGAGCTCGCGCCGCTGGTGGTCGACAAGGGCTCGATCAGCGTCGCCGGCACCTCGCTGACGGTCAGCGCCGTGTCGGATCCGGATGCCGCGCGGCCCTGGTTCGAGGTCTCGCTCATCCCCGAGACCCTGCAGTCCACCACCCTCGGCGACCTCGCCCCCGGCGACCCGGTGAACCTCGAGACCGACATCCTCGCCCGACACGTGGAGCGCCTCCTCGCGTTCCGCACCCTTCCGGAAGGAGGCTCGCGATGA
- a CDS encoding ABC transporter ATP-binding protein, whose amino-acid sequence MSEPLLSVQDLCVSYGRVQAVRGISFDVAAGTLVTLVGANGAGKSSIINAISGIVRPSAGTILFEGSDITRTRSHSLVPRGLVQVPEGRQILGTMSIAENLQMGARSHTSGSASAIDEMYQRFPVLGERRKLPAGSLSGGEQQMLAIARAMLARPKLILMDEPSMGLAPKIVNEVFAVIDEVLAGGTTVLLVEQNARRALQAAQEGHILQNGEIVRSGASDALLADDDIIQAYLGTGRAKD is encoded by the coding sequence ATGAGTGAGCCGCTGCTGAGCGTGCAGGATCTGTGCGTGTCGTACGGGCGCGTGCAGGCCGTGCGCGGCATCTCCTTCGATGTCGCCGCGGGCACGCTGGTGACGCTGGTGGGCGCGAACGGTGCCGGCAAGTCGTCGATCATCAACGCGATCTCCGGGATCGTGCGCCCGTCGGCCGGCACGATCCTGTTCGAGGGCTCGGACATCACCAGGACCAGGTCGCACAGTCTGGTCCCCCGGGGCCTGGTACAGGTGCCGGAGGGCCGGCAGATCCTCGGAACCATGTCGATCGCCGAGAACCTGCAGATGGGTGCCCGCTCGCACACGTCGGGATCGGCATCCGCCATCGACGAGATGTACCAGCGCTTCCCCGTGCTGGGCGAACGCCGCAAGCTGCCGGCCGGCTCGCTGTCGGGCGGCGAGCAGCAGATGCTCGCCATCGCCCGCGCCATGCTGGCGCGCCCGAAGCTGATCCTGATGGACGAGCCCTCGATGGGGCTCGCCCCCAAGATCGTCAACGAGGTGTTCGCCGTGATCGACGAGGTGCTCGCCGGCGGAACGACCGTGCTGCTGGTGGAGCAGAACGCCCGCCGCGCCCTGCAGGCGGCCCAGGAGGGGCACATCCTGCAGAACGGCGAGATCGTGCGCTCCGGTGCCTCGGATGCGCTGCTGGCCGACGACGACATCATCCAGGCCTACCTCGGCACCGGACGGGCGAAGGACTGA